ATATCCATTTtagatgaaaataatgaagtTATGCTTGGTTTTTATAACAACCCTTTGCTTGTACCAAACCCTGCCATACATCACTGCCTCATTTTGGGAGACCCATACTATTTTCACAGATACAATCAAGTTAATAATTTGTACTCCTTCGACaatttaaatatgttaaataagaaaaatttcaacaAGAAATTCTTTCGACCCGCTAAGATAAACCGTTTCAACTTTAATGcaaataataacaatttaCATGATTCTAAGAAATATGGGAAAATAAGAATTGGGAGCAAGAAACCCTTCGGATTCAGGGACAAAAATAACTCTTTCCAAACTGTGCCGCAAAAAAACACGGGAGGGAAAAGTAGCACAAATGGTGAAGAGACGAATAAAGAGGGGGACGCTAAGCCAGATGAACCGCTGAACATAAGCAAGCCCAAGGATCTcgtgaaggggaaaaacttaGTAAGGGAACAATCGGAAGCGAAATCGAAGAAGGATGAATCGGAGGGGGAGGCAccgaaagaggaaaaaaaaggggaaacagcCGACGAAAAGAGCGAAGTAAAAAAGGACGATAAGGACGACAAAAAAGACGATAAAAAGGATGACCAAAAGGATGGCCAAAAGGGTGACAAGAAGGGTGACAAACAGGATGACCATAAGGATAACAAGAACAGCTACGTAAGGAGcgacaaaaaggaatcaAGGAGGGAATCACGCAGAGAATCGCGCAGTGAATCGCGCAGGGAAACCATGAGCCAGACGCAGGAACAACCAAAGAGCAGTGCCAAAAGTGAACTGGATGAACTGAACGAGCtcatgaagaaaatgaagtcTAAAGAGGAAAGAGAAGTCAAAAAAACGTCAAAAATCTTTAGTGATCATAAAAaagtaccaaaaaaaaatgtatcaatTAAGAAAGTGCACATTCTAAAGAgcaatagtaataataataattcctCCACcatattttcaaaagaaaAGTATGCATTAAAGAGTACAGGCAAATTGAGCAATTTATTTCCAAGGCctagagaaaaaataaagttaatTGGGTATAGCAATTCAAACCAACACGATAAATTAGAAAGAACATTAAGAAAAATTAGATTAAATAAGGAACCCATCCTGAAGGCATCTATTGATCATAATATCAGAATGGATCTTCAAAGTAACATGAACAGCATGGAACAACACGACATAGACAATTTGAAGagagaaatatattatgaaaatgcACAGTCCAATAGTTACACCAATTCGGATGATTCTTCTTCAGGAAATGACAGCGAAAGGCTCTCTAGCTATAAGAAATATCATAAGTACAAAAGAAAGGAGGGGAAATCGTCAACCAAGCTTTCTAAAGGAAGTACTAGTATTGGCGCAGACAGCAACTCTCTTAACGAAAGTGATGATCATGTGGAAAGTCCCAGTGACTTCACCGCAGGTAGTAGTAACCAAAGCGCCAGCCATAGAAAGGGGAGTCATTACCGTAAGACATTTTACATGGAAGACTGCGaaaatgatgatgatgatgatgaagacATTATcgatatatgtaaaattctTGATGTTAACCAGTCATACGAAAATTCAAGTCAGTACTCTAATGCGAATTCATTAAcaggtaaaaaagggagtcaGGAAGGAAGCATATCAAGTTATGGCATCAACTATGGGAATAATCGAGCTCGACAACGAAGCGACAAAAGTAATAGACCCGTCATTTCTGAGAAGAACAGCGTTAGTGAAATGTTCTCCTCTAACGGTAGTGACAAGTCGAATGGACACACAATATACGAAAaggatggtaaaaaaaaatgtgcggaTTTGGGGGACGACCCAAGCGGAGCACCAAACATCCTCAGTAAAAGCAATATATTCCACATCaaggacaaaataaaagacatAAAAAACGTAAACAAGAGTGacattttgtttaaatttagATTTAATCATGAAGGTTCATTAAGTAACGAAAATGTATTTTCCGATAGCGACATAAGTCAGAGCGAATTGTATGCAAATCCCTTTGGAAGTGCACAGGGCACCGCTACCAAGTGGCAATCGAATGGCAGTGAAACTACGGGAGATGGACACTCTTCAGAATATTCATCTTTCCataagaaaaacaaacaagtaGGAGGCTCACCAAACGATGaagataataaaataaacaccCCCTATGCTCaggaaaatttatttgtcaataataacaaaaaaggattccTTAAAGATAACGAACATAACGGGGTGAACAAAACCAGAGAAGAAATTGTCCTCAGTGAGAACGAAGAATTTTAtgaggaaataattttcaaagaggaaaagatAGATGCAGAAGATACAGAAATTGCAGATAGGTCTGAAACTGAAAAGAGTGATCATATGACATACAAGAATGGTGAAGAGAATTCAAATGTGAGTTATCAAAACGGGTACTTTAGTAAAATTTATCAGGATAACCAACCATACCAGCAAGATGAACAAACGTCTTCACAGTGGCAAGAAAACGAACTAGCTTCTATGGATAAAGAAAGCTTCACAGATAATTTATACTTGAGAAGTAACTCCATAGAAGAACTAGATTCTAATTTGATTACCCACAAGTACAGAAGCAATAATACAGAAAAGGAGCCCTCAAAGGAGGAGTCCTTAAACAGAAGGAATAACATCCCAACTGATTTGTTAAATCACGAAATGGATAACACACCCATCACCAAGtcgtacaaaaaaagaaaaggaaaaaaatcctcaTCAAATAATAAACACCTGCCTGAGAACGAAGCAGACATATCGTTAAGCAATTACCATGATGCGTATTCAAGCAAAAATGATAGTGTAAATATAGTGTATTACCGCCCCCATGATGATAACAAGCACactaaaagggaaaatacgAATGACAAGCATGTCATAGAAACAGAATTATGCTCCAATTTATCCAATAGCAGTGTACACAGCATACGTGCCGTTCATAGTGATAATAACGTCACCCAAGAATGTGACATAAATTATGATTACTCATTTTATTCAAACGTAGGAAGCGATGATAATGACAATATCatgaagggaaagaaaaaaaaaaaaacgacaaacTTCCTACACCCCAataaaggaacaaaattttctaaactgatttcttttttctcaaaaaagaagaaaaaaaaggaactcgCAAAATCGAGTACGTCCAGTGGTGAATCCGCCCCCAGCAAACATTCCCCATTGAATGAAGAAGATAAAGATACGCTTTTCCCAAGCAACCCCTTCAGTGATATATCaatagacaaaaaaaacgagaagGATGTCAGTCTAACAAATAATGCCAAACTaaggaacggaaaaaaacgcCTTTTTGTGTCAGAACCGCTACACGGAATGGACAAACCGAAGCTCGGCATCAAATCGAAGGGAttggggttaaaaaaaatgttaatgatgaaaaaggggatttTTAGCAAGAAAAGTGCCATTGAGAAGAAGGAATCGATGTCCAAGGATAACGAGGTGGACGCGTtggaagaaaaggggaaggcacCCCTGGTTAAGGAGTCACCCAAAGGAGATGCAGGCAGTGGTGAGGCGGGCAATGCGAGCGATGCGTCTGAAACGTCCAAATTGTCTGAAGCCTCCAAAGCACCTGAACCCTCTGGCGAAGCAAACACTAAGGACCAAGCCAGCGAAGAAGCGGACCTTAAAGAAAACCCCAccaaagaaacagaaaacaacaacaaaTCTGTGACGAAAAAAAGCTCAAAAGAAATCACCAGTGATGAAGAaccaaacgaaaaaaaaaacgaagcgtctgaaaaggtggaaaataaattcccGAAGAAAATGAACCCGCTAAGTgttcccaaaaaaataatggtaaaaaaaatagtgccAAAAATAGCTCCCCAAATTGTggtaaataaagaaattattataaaagacAAAAGTACTATCAAAAAAAGCGTGGACATTAAGTATGAAGTAAGAACAgtgaaaaacataaatgaCAAACTAGCATTCGATGTTTTGAGAAAAGTCAAATATTGCAAGATTGGATTTGAACCGGATGAGACCTTGGGCACCCTCCCCACAGTTCATTTActaaatgaagataaaattCTTCTAGCTATCGTTCCCTGGCAGCTGGACCtaacttccttttcgttGGCAAAATCATCAATCGAAGAAGAAACtatcaaaaaaataggattAATGCATAGAAAATTCGACTTATCCAttgaagaaaggaaaaatcaaGTACTAAATGAGAATCGCCTCTTAACAGGAGAAGGGCTAAAGGAACTCGGTTTCATCTCCACACCTAGTAAAGCGGCTGCTCCTAGCATAAACCTCCTCGAGGGAATAGATATGAATGCGCTAAAAAATGCCTacaaaatagagaaaaaaagtgaaccaaaggaaaaaacaccCACActgaaaaaagaagcacCAAAAATGGCGccgaaagaaaaaggaggcaaaaaaggaggaccCAAATTTATGAAGGGACCTCCAAAAGGAGTGAAAGGAGGACCTGTTATAGGAAAGGGAAAGGGTAAAATatccaaaatgaagcaagcaaaggatgaaggaaaaaccaAGAGATTTTTCTGGGAAGCCCTATTCGAAGAAGACATTCCAGGAACGTTATTTGaagacaaaaaggaattaataTCCAAGATAGccatagaaaaagaaagtgtAGAGAAATCATTTGCCAAAGCTGTtagtaaaaaggaagaaggaacagaactcaaaattaaaaaaccaAAAGTTATTCAACTATTGCCTGATTCCAAGAGAGAATACAATATGTCCATTGCCCTATccaaatttaataattacaCATTTAAAGAAATAAGGGATGCTATCATGGACCTAAATCCAAAAATACTTAACATTGACAATACAGAAGTTTTAATGCAGTATGTACCCACGGCAGAAGAATTCGAAATCGTTAAGGAGTACATACTCTCAAATGGTGACTTGAACTTAGTTGACAAGCCAGAACAGTATGTTGCCGCACTTATGGGAGTGC
The sequence above is drawn from the Plasmodium cynomolgi strain B DNA, chromosome 10, whole genome shotgun sequence genome and encodes:
- a CDS encoding diaphanous homolog (putative), producing the protein MENKKIALATINDIETDKNVDALSMITKIDLKLTNGKNGNSTKIRNINFEDSLRMNDEQIKVKEAVFILHNMENFNYSISYTEVQDIRNDLRLFAINNYHEKKYTDCLIQSIHSYMIAKKYYSKYFGFYITGDMSTELILICKCYVLVEKYSEGKKYLHELKFLIDNTLFYIHKKGILDDEQQKKVEQVNNASRAKNLDSNYEEPVILCGTEVLSNILYIFADLLSLYKQNEEAESYYLKYLFMIEKCFKADSLNYSDALNDVCSYYIKIRDYSKALPLCEQILEIRKKFFGDYNSENPNEVIADCYCNWGLLLRLSGNTMESLHKYLIAVDMRMRIHKTRQTIQVQDILLSFAILMQQLNNFRMSLQLYKEVYSFYKSYYGPDDMNTKVVFKLIQELEKDIMKENTKGEKKLSFPDVENCLATMNDKLRRDNKVEKNWKGFNSKLQNISKKSDVDPSLIEDLMNERVLINTKNMPSKNLSNKKTFISMEGKLKYNDLNYSSIDTYKHMQSNKQFEIFKSSFFNISSINRIKSLYADSWKSTLIPSTYILPFVETKLVDNNLVKYAQCKDFQNAIIYKRKILPIVNIPLIERGYVKLENDQPIMICNDDAKVLLSEWNIKEPFVDSKGKVISKYEDLDNEFNMFISILDENNEVMLGFYNNPLLVPNPAIHHCLILGDPYYFHRYNQVNNLYSFDNLNMLNKKNFNKKFFRPAKINRFNFNANNNNLHDSKKYGKIRIGSKKPFGFRDKNNSFQTVPQKNTGGKSSTNGEETNKEGDAKPDEPLNISKPKDLVKGKNLVREQSEAKSKKDESEGEAPKEEKKGETADEKSEVKKDDKDDKKDDKKDDQKDGQKGDKKGDKQDDHKDNKNSYVRSDKKESRRESRRESRSESRRETMSQTQEQPKSSAKSELDELNELMKKMKSKEEREVKKTSKIFSDHKKVPKKNVSIKKVHILKSNSNNNNSSTIFSKEKYALKSTGKLSNLFPRPREKIKLIGYSNSNQHDKLERTLRKIRLNKEPILKASIDHNIRMDLQSNMNSMEQHDIDNLKREIYYENAQSNSYTNSDDSSSGNDSERLSSYKKYHKYKRKEGKSSTKLSKGSTSIGADSNSLNESDDHVESPSDFTAGSSNQSASHRKGSHYRKTFYMEDCENDDDDDEDIIDICKILDVNQSYENSSQYSNANSLTGKKGSQEGSISSYGINYGNNRARQRSDKSNRPVISEKNSVSEMFSSNGSDKSNGHTIYEKDGKKKCADLGDDPSGAPNILSKSNIFHIKDKIKDIKNVNKSDILFKFRFNHEGSLSNENVFSDSDISQSELYANPFGSAQGTATKWQSNGSETTGDGHSSEYSSFHKKNKQVGGSPNDEDNKINTPYAQENLFVNNNKKGFLKDNEHNGVNKTREEIVLSENEEFYEEIIFKEEKIDAEDTEIADRSETEKSDHMTYKNGEENSNVSYQNGYFSKIYQDNQPYQQDEQTSSQWQENELASMDKESFTDNLYLRSNSIEELDSNLITHKYRSNNTEKEPSKEESLNRRNNIPTDLLNHEMDNTPITKSYKKRKGKKSSSNNKHLPENEADISLSNYHDAYSSKNDSVNIVYYRPHDDNKHTKRENTNDKHVIETELCSNLSNSSVHSIRAVHSDNNVTQECDINYDYSFYSNVGSDDNDNIMKGKKKKKTTNFLHPNKGTKFSKLISFFSKKKKKKELAKSSTSSGESAPSKHSPLNEEDKDTLFPSNPFSDISIDKKNEKDVSLTNNAKLRNGKKRLFVSEPLHGMDKPKLGIKSKGLGLKKMLMMKKGIFSKKSAIEKKESMSKDNEVDALEEKGKAPLVKESPKGDAGSGEAGNASDASETSKLSEASKAPEPSGEANTKDQASEEADLKENPTKETENNNKSVTKKSSKEITSDEEPNEKKNEASEKVENKFPKKMNPLSVPKKIMVKKIVPKIAPQIVVNKEIIIKDKSTIKKSVDIKYEVRTVKNINDKLAFDVLRKVKYCKIGFEPDETLGTLPTVHLLNEDKILLAIVPWQLDLTSFSLAKSSIEEETIKKIGLMHRKFDLSIEERKNQVLNENRLLTGEGLKELGFISTPSKAAAPSINLLEGIDMNALKNAYKIEKKSEPKEKTPTLKKEAPKMAPKEKGGKKGGPKFMKGPPKGVKGGPVIGKGKGKISKMKQAKDEGKTKRFFWEALFEEDIPGTLFEDKKELISKIAIEKESVEKSFAKAVSKKEEGTELKIKKPKVIQLLPDSKREYNMSIALSKFNNYTFKEIRDAIMDLNPKILNIDNTEVLMQYVPTAEEFEIVKEYILSNGDLNLVDKPEQYVAALMGVPLLKQRLESHYFALSFKENYENTLTPLENILESCEAVKNSTKLFTILFTILNVGNTLNYGDPQRGNAFGFKLTTLAKLNDIRSTTKPVKTLLQYICEIICQKSADTLEIIEELRSIEKVTKTDKQIIDSVLQKLKLGSNKIKNVLDLAKKNPDDPLYEALKEFYFSVEPKIEELDIFYNQTFAVFKEIALYLGYKEKEVANIQVQDFFKELWKFIQSIEFNRKTINETTLKELKKKEKELENVKKGAVLSKKQNFTIVKKQEKEPKTQLEKKTFKIF